The following coding sequences lie in one Rutidosis leptorrhynchoides isolate AG116_Rl617_1_P2 chromosome 4, CSIRO_AGI_Rlap_v1, whole genome shotgun sequence genomic window:
- the LOC139843536 gene encoding uncharacterized protein, whose protein sequence is MAEELVLDTAIRDWVLIPLSVVMVLIGVLRYFVSKLMRTTQSPDAKIIKEGQVIIRARNLRAAANFIPVKSFRARKLYYTNEENGLLHVPKGEAQNPQAQMFSDPNMAMDMMKKNLSMIIPQTLTFAWVNFFFSGFVAAKIPFPLTQRFRSMLQNGIDLSTVDVSYVSSRSWYFLNLFGLRGLFSLILGEENATDDTQRMMQMSGFGFDPSKSLGAEKDGLDIVQHDWVLPKLEQRAEAVLRKRLI, encoded by the exons ATGGCGGAAGAATTAGTCTTGGATACAGCAATCAGAGATTGGGTTTTAATTCCATTATCAGTAGTTATGGTTCTAATTGGTGTTCTGCGTTACTTTGTTTCTAAACTTATGCGAACAACTCAATCACCAGATGCTAAAATCATCAAAGAAGG GCAGGTTATAATTAGGGCTAGGAATTTAAGAGCAGCTGCTAATTTTATTCCGGTGAAGTCATTTCGTGCTCGGAAGTTGTATTATACTAATGAG GAAAACGGTTTACTTCATGTTCCCAAGGGTGAGGCTCAGAATCCACAGGCACAAATGTTTTCAGATCCGAACATGGCTATGGATATGATGAAGAAGAATCTATCTATGATCATTCCAcaa ACCCTCACTTTTGCATGGGTTAACTTCTTCTTTTCCGGGTTTGTAGCAG CAAAGATACCTTTTCCATTGACTCAGAGGTTTAGGTCCATGTTACAGAACGGGATTGATTTGAGTACTGTTGATGTCAGCTACGTTAGCAGTCGCTCTTG GTACTTccttaatttgtttggattgagagGCCTGTTCAGTCTCATTCTGGGAGAGGAAAATG CCACAGACGATACACAACGAATGATGCAAATGAGTGGATTTGGGTTTGATCCATCTAAG AGTTTGGGTGCAGAGAAAGATGGTCTAGACATTGTTCAGCATGATTGGGTCCTACCAAAACTCGAGCAGCGTGCTGAAGCTGTACTCCGAAAGCGCCTTATTTAA